One window of the Asticcacaulis sp. SL142 genome contains the following:
- a CDS encoding TonB-dependent receptor translates to MINQTCAPALRRSCSILALVASLTLALPAGAFAQAEVQTFEIKAATTAQVLNEFARQSGTQIIFDHDIASQTVARSVSGRLTRQEALSLILAGSRLEIARQTADLIVLKVKGSPAKPEGAGADIHAPVDILEVVVTGTHITGAPATSPARSVSRGDIERSGYGQTGDLVRSLPETFSGGQNPGVLNNPVGSNINLFNASTVNLRGIGSDATLVLLNGHRMASEGPFGGVDISGIPLGAIQNVEIVTDGSSAVYGSDAVAGVVNFVLRKDFDGTEASVRLGDSTQGGGFSQSYSVLSGKTWSAGHALASAEFSRQDAIAFAQRDETAAAPAFNNIIQPYERKSVFIAAGQSLGDRLELSVDAYYNTSDTDQKSQSSFSATANRNGLKVTTWFLAPSARLLLRGDWTARLDTNYARARGSYTIVRSNGTRSMTAMQSVTQYAEVTASGTAFTLPTGAVKLAVGAGYRAEDFNRVSSTLVYPWRTDRNVSYAYGEVPVPVIAPSASRTGLNELLVNLSGRSETYDHFGSASTYKLGVRYVPLPGLAVRATQGTSFKAPLMNLVSSPPGASLYRATTVGGTGTGTVMFKNGGNPDLEPETSENWTFGMDWTSRRDRPLRISLTWFDIEYEDRVVQPVVPYTQALSNPDFAQFVTVNPTLAEQAEALAQAFTFNNNTNGLRYDPANVIALVENRNINAAGQHIYGLDMSVRKSFETGSGDIDLFLNATDLTIDQNTVPGAPTTSISGVLFGPPQGRVRAGATLSRETVTLTGTINHVSGASDTYVTPVEHIGSWTTFDLVLGYRPGWTGALREVEATLAVTNLFDRSPPYARGGGASTTGILFDSTNTTAVGRFISASLKKRF, encoded by the coding sequence ATGATAAACCAAACCTGCGCTCCGGCGCTCAGACGATCCTGTTCCATACTGGCCCTTGTGGCCAGCCTGACTCTGGCCTTACCGGCCGGAGCCTTTGCTCAGGCGGAGGTTCAGACCTTTGAGATTAAAGCGGCGACGACCGCTCAGGTCCTGAACGAGTTTGCGCGTCAGTCCGGCACGCAGATCATCTTTGACCATGATATCGCGTCCCAGACTGTGGCGCGATCGGTGAGCGGTCGGCTGACGCGGCAGGAAGCGCTGTCTCTCATACTGGCTGGCAGCCGGCTGGAAATCGCCCGTCAGACCGCGGACCTCATTGTCTTAAAGGTGAAGGGAAGTCCGGCAAAGCCGGAAGGGGCCGGGGCGGATATCCACGCGCCGGTGGACATACTCGAAGTGGTGGTGACGGGTACCCATATCACCGGGGCGCCCGCGACCTCTCCGGCGAGGTCGGTCTCACGCGGCGATATTGAGCGCTCCGGCTATGGCCAGACCGGCGATCTCGTCCGCAGCCTGCCTGAAACCTTTTCCGGCGGACAAAATCCCGGCGTGCTCAACAATCCTGTCGGATCGAACATCAATTTGTTCAATGCCTCGACCGTCAATCTGCGCGGTATTGGCAGTGATGCCACGCTCGTCTTGCTGAACGGTCATCGTATGGCGTCCGAGGGCCCGTTCGGCGGTGTCGATATCTCCGGTATTCCGCTGGGCGCCATTCAAAACGTCGAAATCGTCACCGATGGTTCCTCGGCGGTCTATGGCTCAGATGCGGTGGCCGGGGTCGTCAATTTTGTCCTGCGCAAAGATTTTGACGGGACGGAGGCCAGTGTGCGTCTGGGTGACAGTACACAGGGCGGCGGGTTTTCGCAGAGCTACAGTGTGCTGTCCGGTAAGACCTGGTCGGCCGGTCATGCGCTGGCGAGTGCGGAGTTTAGCCGCCAGGACGCGATTGCCTTTGCGCAGCGCGATGAAACCGCTGCCGCACCGGCCTTTAACAACATCATCCAGCCCTATGAACGCAAATCGGTCTTCATTGCCGCCGGACAGTCGCTGGGCGATCGTCTCGAACTTTCAGTCGACGCCTATTACAATACCAGCGACACCGACCAGAAATCGCAGTCCTCGTTTAGTGCCACGGCCAATCGCAACGGTCTCAAAGTCACCACATGGTTTTTGGCACCATCTGCCAGATTGTTGCTGCGCGGGGACTGGACGGCACGCCTCGATACCAACTATGCCCGCGCGCGCGGTTCCTACACCATAGTCCGCAGTAACGGGACGCGGTCTATGACCGCAATGCAAAGCGTTACGCAATACGCCGAAGTTACGGCCAGCGGCACAGCCTTCACCCTGCCGACGGGGGCTGTCAAACTGGCGGTGGGAGCCGGCTATCGCGCCGAAGACTTCAACCGCGTGTCCTCAACCCTTGTCTATCCCTGGCGGACCGACCGGAATGTTAGCTATGCTTACGGCGAAGTCCCAGTGCCGGTGATTGCGCCCTCAGCATCGCGCACCGGGCTCAATGAGCTGCTGGTCAATCTGTCGGGCCGTTCAGAAACCTATGATCATTTTGGATCGGCTTCGACCTATAAGTTGGGCGTGCGCTATGTGCCGTTGCCGGGGCTGGCTGTTCGGGCCACTCAAGGCACGTCGTTCAAGGCACCGCTTATGAATCTGGTGTCGTCACCGCCCGGCGCCAGCCTTTACCGAGCCACCACAGTCGGCGGCACGGGAACAGGCACCGTCATGTTCAAAAACGGTGGCAACCCCGATCTTGAGCCGGAAACGTCTGAAAACTGGACGTTCGGCATGGACTGGACGTCGCGTCGCGACCGGCCGCTGCGGATATCTCTGACCTGGTTCGATATCGAATATGAGGACCGGGTCGTGCAACCGGTCGTCCCCTATACACAGGCCTTGTCCAACCCGGATTTCGCCCAGTTCGTGACGGTAAACCCGACGCTGGCCGAGCAGGCCGAGGCCCTCGCTCAGGCCTTCACCTTCAATAACAACACCAATGGCTTGCGCTATGATCCGGCCAACGTCATTGCGCTGGTCGAAAACCGCAACATTAATGCCGCCGGGCAACATATTTACGGGCTCGATATGTCGGTTCGAAAGAGCTTTGAGACCGGGAGCGGGGATATTGATCTGTTCCTCAATGCCACAGACCTGACCATCGACCAGAATACTGTGCCGGGGGCGCCGACCACGAGTATCAGCGGTGTCCTGTTCGGGCCTCCGCAAGGGCGGGTGAGGGCAGGGGCCACCCTGTCGCGTGAGACCGTCACCCTGACCGGAACCATCAATCATGTTTCGGGTGCCAGCGACACCTATGTCACGCCCGTTGAGCACATCGGGTCATGGACAACCTTCGATCTGGTGCTCGGCTATCGTCCGGGCTGGACCGGAGCGCTCAGAGAGGTCGAAGCTACGTTGGCTGTCACCAATCTGTTTGACCGATCGCCGCCCTATGCGCGGGGTGGCGGGGCCTCAACCACCGGCATTTTGTTTGACAGTACCAACACAACCGCAGTCGGACGCTTTATCTCAGCCAGCCTGAAAAAGCGCTTCTGA
- a CDS encoding Atxe2 family lasso peptide isopeptidase encodes MFPRVLMSAVLISCGLMSVMVRAAEPTHRTLIETKDISNLAVSPDGRTVAYRVEQASLARNSYDSIWYIQPVDGSQRPLVVADGGVPIRGVAGLSVTEPPVWSLDGQGIFFRALMDGRISVWWADRGGHQSRRLTPENADVLSFTLSPDGRYLRYQSGPDLALLAGAEAAEAEQGILIDQTTVPGQGLFRSAHVNERPTTQKQSGWAGRQSLLAVSEVRVLDLVTGTTDDPSVVSSVAEPTKRSAGLSVIVSGGGVAEVRRMGADPQLLDPPCQEVVYIRDGHEAAANWREGRTCEDGEIASLLPLRQASQIAFTVTSYREGLSQSLKVWDIKSGQIRTVRKGEGLLAGSRSPNTPCVAGEAALVCVSSAATAPPRLVAIDLTSGRETVLADPNADTRNAYGEAVLLNWSGASGRVYSGWYLKSPSPRSPLMIAYNSCPGFLRGAAGDEWPLAVFAAQGISALCINRPFGYPRDPKVRYGYGLDAVEGAIRHLSKRGDIDPHRVGMGGLSFGSEVVMWTLMKSDLIAAASVSSPMTSPLAYTLRSLQGDDYWRELKASWGLDAPEVSSDAWKVISPALNIDEITEPLLLQMPEQEYWGALEYYIPMRNQRAPTELYAFPFAPHNKVQPRQKLAVYARNLDWFRFWLADYEDPDPHKADQYARWRVLKARRAVPEPAQ; translated from the coding sequence ATGTTCCCTCGCGTTCTGATGTCCGCGGTGCTGATAAGCTGTGGCCTGATGTCGGTTATGGTCAGGGCCGCTGAGCCCACCCACCGCACGCTGATTGAGACCAAGGATATTTCAAACCTCGCGGTATCGCCCGATGGCCGCACCGTCGCATACCGGGTGGAACAGGCCAGTCTGGCGCGAAACAGCTACGATTCCATCTGGTATATCCAGCCCGTAGACGGATCTCAAAGGCCGCTGGTCGTCGCCGATGGAGGTGTGCCCATTCGCGGTGTGGCAGGCCTGTCGGTCACGGAGCCGCCGGTATGGTCGCTGGACGGTCAGGGGATATTTTTCAGGGCCCTGATGGATGGCCGTATATCTGTCTGGTGGGCAGACCGTGGCGGACATCAGTCGCGCAGGCTGACTCCGGAAAATGCCGATGTTCTGTCGTTTACTTTGTCTCCGGACGGACGATATCTGCGCTACCAGTCAGGGCCCGATCTCGCCTTGCTCGCCGGGGCTGAAGCGGCTGAGGCTGAACAGGGTATTTTAATCGATCAGACGACCGTGCCGGGGCAGGGGCTGTTCAGGTCGGCGCACGTCAATGAGCGCCCAACCACCCAAAAACAGTCCGGATGGGCTGGACGGCAAAGTCTCCTTGCTGTGAGTGAGGTGAGGGTTTTGGATCTGGTTACGGGAACTACTGACGATCCGTCGGTTGTTTCGTCTGTCGCTGAACCAACAAAGAGATCGGCGGGGCTGTCAGTCATTGTGTCCGGCGGCGGGGTCGCTGAGGTACGGCGGATGGGGGCCGATCCGCAGCTTCTGGACCCGCCGTGTCAGGAGGTAGTCTATATCAGAGACGGGCACGAGGCGGCGGCGAACTGGCGCGAGGGGCGCACTTGCGAGGATGGGGAAATTGCGTCCCTGCTTCCGTTGAGACAGGCCAGTCAGATCGCGTTCACCGTGACGTCATATCGGGAGGGCCTAAGTCAAAGTCTGAAGGTCTGGGATATAAAGTCGGGGCAGATCCGGACGGTGAGAAAAGGCGAGGGGCTGCTGGCGGGAAGCCGCAGTCCAAATACCCCCTGCGTGGCCGGTGAGGCGGCTTTGGTGTGTGTTTCGTCGGCAGCCACCGCACCGCCCCGTCTGGTGGCTATCGATCTGACCAGCGGGCGGGAAACGGTTCTGGCCGATCCCAATGCCGACACGCGCAATGCTTACGGTGAGGCCGTTTTGCTGAACTGGTCGGGGGCCAGCGGCAGGGTCTATTCCGGCTGGTATCTGAAAAGTCCGTCACCCCGTAGCCCGCTGATGATCGCCTACAATAGCTGTCCGGGGTTTCTCAGGGGGGCAGCGGGTGACGAATGGCCACTGGCCGTCTTTGCTGCTCAGGGGATATCCGCCCTGTGCATCAACCGGCCCTTCGGTTATCCCAGAGACCCGAAGGTACGGTATGGCTATGGTCTCGATGCCGTTGAGGGTGCTATCCGGCACTTAAGCAAGCGCGGTGATATAGATCCTCACCGGGTCGGTATGGGGGGCTTAAGCTTTGGCAGCGAAGTCGTCATGTGGACTCTGATGAAATCGGATCTGATAGCCGCCGCATCCGTGTCTTCACCGATGACCTCACCGCTGGCCTATACACTGCGCAGCCTTCAGGGGGACGACTATTGGCGTGAACTCAAGGCCTCATGGGGACTTGATGCACCGGAGGTTTCCTCTGATGCCTGGAAAGTTATATCGCCGGCGCTGAACATTGATGAAATCACTGAACCCTTGCTGCTTCAGATGCCGGAACAGGAATACTGGGGCGCACTGGAGTACTATATCCCTATGCGCAATCAGCGCGCGCCAACAGAGCTTTACGCCTTTCCGTTTGCTCCCCACAACAAGGTTCAGCCTCGGCAGAAACTGGCCGTGTATGCGAGAAACCTTGACTGGTTCAGGTTCTGGCTGGCCGACTATGAAGATCCTGATCCACATAAGGCGGATCAATACGCACGGTGGCGGGTTTTGAAAGCCAGGCGCGCCGTACCTGAACCGGCTCAGTAA
- a CDS encoding helix-turn-helix domain-containing protein, with protein MDIFSTRLRERAKTLGFSNATVAEKVGLDSRRYGHYVTGRNEPDLATLARIAVVLKTTPNYLLGFEETELPAKLEALVGAAKHLNDVQIEMLIDFAEATLRKKT; from the coding sequence ATGGATATTTTCTCTACCAGACTCCGTGAACGCGCGAAAACATTGGGTTTTTCTAATGCGACCGTGGCTGAAAAAGTTGGTTTAGATTCCAGAAGGTACGGACACTACGTGACCGGCCGAAATGAGCCAGACTTAGCAACGCTTGCACGCATAGCGGTTGTACTAAAAACCACTCCCAACTATTTACTGGGTTTCGAAGAAACTGAACTTCCGGCGAAGTTGGAAGCACTGGTTGGAGCTGCTAAGCACCTAAATGATGTACAAATTGAAATGTTGATTGATTTTGCCGAAGCTACGCTCAGGAAAAAGACTTAG
- a CDS encoding sigma-70 family RNA polymerase sigma factor produces the protein MSELQKVVVISPAQIRKQRLQKKISIAQLARRIRETPDYVQALEEGRVQADTPMIYRLAKALKVDVSVFFDGEGGPRPVTSGVTRDVDLWFFNSVYLHERDFLWVARTLTDDRDSARDLVQEAYAQVLTGDRWRSIESAKAYVLQTVMNLGRNIIRRRNVVPMRPLLATEACSFADVSPDAFDVMSSREELARILEAIETMPAQRRKVLKMRKLQDIPLREVARQLGISLSAAETHLALGMATLTERLADADPRWVKTKPRNSRSSRAD, from the coding sequence ATGTCGGAGCTTCAAAAAGTTGTCGTTATCAGTCCGGCGCAAATCCGAAAACAGCGTCTGCAAAAAAAGATATCGATTGCACAACTGGCAAGGCGTATAAGGGAGACGCCGGATTATGTGCAGGCCCTTGAGGAGGGTAGGGTGCAGGCTGACACCCCGATGATCTATCGACTTGCCAAGGCCCTTAAGGTGGACGTGTCGGTCTTCTTTGACGGGGAGGGTGGACCGCGCCCGGTCACCAGCGGCGTGACGCGCGATGTCGACCTGTGGTTTTTCAACTCTGTCTATCTTCATGAACGGGATTTTCTATGGGTTGCCCGCACCCTTACCGATGACCGCGACAGTGCCCGCGATCTGGTGCAGGAGGCCTATGCGCAGGTGCTGACCGGCGACCGCTGGCGCTCCATTGAAAGTGCCAAGGCCTATGTGCTGCAGACGGTTATGAATCTGGGGCGCAATATTATCCGCCGTCGCAATGTGGTGCCGATGCGGCCGCTTCTGGCCACTGAGGCCTGTTCTTTCGCCGACGTGTCCCCGGATGCCTTTGACGTCATGTCGTCGCGCGAGGAACTGGCCCGTATCCTTGAGGCGATTGAGACCATGCCGGCTCAGCGGCGTAAGGTTCTCAAAATGCGCAAGCTTCAGGACATCCCCCTCCGTGAGGTTGCCCGGCAGCTTGGTATATCCCTGTCGGCGGCTGAAACCCATCTGGCACTCGGCATGGCCACCCTGACCGAAAGGCTGGCGGACGCTGACCCCCGCTGGGTCAAAACGAAGCCGCGCAATTCCCGATCATCGCGTGCAGATTAG
- a CDS encoding GntR family transcriptional regulator, whose translation MLKDRLRTGVYLPGDRLDANHIGKEFSVSHTPVREALGKLSSEVLVEAHIHKGYFVPRVSEKGLRDLYEWHLHLLLLALQLILNSGLSSWREWSLLTHADSKATALTEALFMDIGLCSGNPEITRAIANVNDRLHWIRANKGPLLTDQAEEIEGLIAKWRTEDLEGLRDSLITYHRRRQFLAEDIIALMHRCEMTSRLMIDMGRRTN comes from the coding sequence GTGTTGAAGGACAGGCTGCGGACCGGGGTTTATCTCCCCGGCGACCGGCTTGATGCCAACCATATCGGTAAAGAATTTTCGGTCAGCCATACACCGGTCCGGGAGGCTCTGGGCAAACTTAGCAGTGAGGTCCTGGTTGAAGCCCATATACATAAGGGCTATTTCGTCCCGCGGGTTTCGGAAAAGGGCCTGCGCGATCTTTATGAGTGGCACCTGCACCTGTTACTGCTGGCCCTGCAACTCATATTAAACAGCGGCCTGTCGTCATGGAGAGAGTGGAGCCTGCTCACACATGCGGACAGTAAGGCGACCGCCCTGACGGAAGCCCTGTTTATGGACATAGGCCTGTGTTCCGGAAACCCTGAGATCACGCGCGCCATTGCCAATGTAAATGATCGGCTGCACTGGATTCGGGCCAATAAAGGCCCGTTGTTGACAGATCAGGCCGAGGAGATTGAAGGTCTGATTGCCAAGTGGAGAACTGAAGATCTGGAGGGCTTGCGGGACAGCCTCATAACCTATCATCGCCGCCGGCAGTTCCTCGCTGAGGACATAATAGCCCTTATGCACCGCTGCGAAATGACGTCCCGCCTCATGATTGATATGGGTCGCCGGACAAACTGA
- a CDS encoding FecR family protein produces MTASDEPQADDLLTTAGLWLARLDSGSATADDFNAWRDADPRHAAAFARVAGLNHHINRLRPLLPEPELERSRPDRRRLLMALGGFGIAVGAGTVGATLFGAGRSSAETAVGEQRSLILRDGSALEVNTASSVSWQFTDTVRKIWLRQGELALDLMASSVVCQVFAAGQTLRSTQGKFNLRLRGEALELMVLQGQGHIDAGGTEGQGRVIPGGQTAIAADRSIRVRPVTEDERAFVAGWRQGELVLTGQSLGQVIEEYNRYLPHKLVLGDPALSSVHLGGRFKTSDPTVFLTGLEAGFGIRAMRDAEGTIILTK; encoded by the coding sequence GTGACTGCCTCGGACGAGCCTCAAGCTGACGATCTGTTGACCACAGCCGGGCTGTGGCTGGCGCGGCTTGATTCCGGCTCTGCCACCGCTGATGACTTTAATGCCTGGCGTGACGCTGATCCCCGACATGCCGCCGCCTTTGCGCGCGTCGCCGGTCTCAATCATCATATCAACCGGCTTCGCCCGTTGTTACCGGAACCTGAACTGGAGCGTTCGCGCCCGGATCGCCGACGGCTCCTGATGGCCTTGGGCGGTTTCGGCATAGCTGTGGGTGCCGGTACGGTGGGGGCTACGCTCTTTGGCGCCGGACGGTCATCGGCCGAGACCGCAGTTGGTGAGCAGCGCTCCCTGATCCTGCGCGATGGCAGTGCCCTTGAGGTAAATACGGCGTCATCCGTGAGCTGGCAGTTTACCGATACGGTGCGTAAAATCTGGCTCAGGCAGGGTGAACTGGCGCTTGATCTGATGGCGTCCTCCGTCGTCTGTCAGGTGTTTGCCGCGGGCCAGACCCTACGGTCCACGCAGGGGAAGTTCAATCTGCGCCTGCGGGGTGAGGCCCTTGAGCTTATGGTGCTTCAGGGGCAGGGCCATATTGATGCAGGAGGGACCGAAGGGCAGGGACGGGTCATTCCGGGTGGGCAGACAGCTATAGCCGCTGACCGCTCGATTCGGGTCCGGCCGGTCACGGAAGATGAGCGCGCGTTCGTTGCCGGATGGCGGCAGGGGGAACTGGTCCTGACGGGGCAGTCGCTTGGTCAGGTGATCGAAGAATATAACCGCTACCTGCCGCACAAATTGGTGTTGGGCGATCCGGCTTTGTCGTCGGTTCATCTGGGCGGTCGGTTTAAAACCAGTGACCCGACGGTGTTTCTGACCGGGCTGGAAGCGGGCTTTGGTATCCGGGCCATGCGTGACGCTGAAGGCACAATTATTCTGACGAAATAA
- a CDS encoding lasso peptide biosynthesis B2 protein produces the protein MVSKDKLNRLVDRGIISVQGGRPIIPAKSAAITGSALEGFSPVARHPWRYLPEIGAILFDFHHRLKSPGGLYHIIQRFRRQKLAANVSSPACASETGRACELARQFTGLRPGIPINTICLLDSLAMFEYLRRRNIWPTLVFGISQRPFSAHCWVQLDGTVLNDAVGYVRSRTTILTV, from the coding sequence GTGGTCAGCAAAGACAAGCTCAACCGTCTGGTTGATCGTGGGATTATATCTGTACAGGGTGGAAGGCCTATAATTCCGGCCAAGTCTGCCGCCATCACCGGCAGCGCTCTCGAAGGCTTTAGCCCCGTCGCCCGCCATCCGTGGCGATACCTCCCGGAAATCGGCGCTATCCTGTTTGACTTTCACCACAGACTGAAGTCGCCCGGAGGGCTGTACCACATCATTCAACGTTTCCGGCGACAAAAACTGGCTGCAAACGTCTCTTCACCGGCCTGTGCATCTGAGACAGGCCGCGCTTGTGAACTGGCAAGGCAGTTTACAGGTCTTCGCCCTGGCATTCCCATCAACACCATATGTCTTCTGGATTCTCTGGCTATGTTTGAATATCTGCGCCGCCGAAATATATGGCCAACCCTCGTGTTTGGGATATCCCAGCGCCCATTCTCGGCCCATTGCTGGGTGCAACTGGACGGGACTGTCCTCAATGATGCGGTGGGCTATGTCCGCAGCCGCACGACTATCCTCACCGTCTGA
- a CDS encoding DUF2285 domain-containing protein, with protein MPKYRASKYSGLNFDPIFILGGYPFVTDQAMQEHARVFWRPQWDRSVLIVHAIPAYSREHAFDVRAYGNWANVLVAKDRCEIVLLTDGYHRLQMVVLQGTVLSGPVYLRYILGGFEHLDLRILSLRRLVGLHQKGRFMPGLYPKDTKVMRWVDALRAYDGLRSGASQRDIAVALFGLDVVNAEWNGRSDFLRLRVQRLLAYARQMADGGYGQLLT; from the coding sequence ATGCCGAAGTATCGGGCCTCAAAATATTCAGGTCTGAACTTCGACCCAATCTTTATCCTTGGGGGGTATCCTTTCGTCACTGATCAAGCTATGCAAGAACACGCGAGGGTGTTCTGGCGGCCCCAGTGGGACCGATCTGTTCTCATTGTACATGCCATACCGGCGTACTCTCGAGAACATGCATTTGACGTCCGTGCTTACGGGAATTGGGCCAACGTTTTGGTTGCCAAAGACAGATGTGAAATCGTCTTGTTGACGGACGGATACCATCGCCTTCAAATGGTTGTGCTTCAGGGCACGGTTCTAAGCGGGCCGGTTTACCTTCGATATATTCTGGGGGGATTTGAGCATCTTGACCTGCGGATACTCAGTTTGCGACGACTGGTTGGCCTTCATCAAAAGGGTCGCTTCATGCCAGGACTATATCCAAAAGATACAAAAGTGATGCGGTGGGTGGATGCTTTGCGCGCCTATGACGGCTTAAGGTCTGGTGCCAGTCAGAGAGACATAGCCGTAGCGCTGTTCGGCTTAGACGTAGTGAACGCGGAGTGGAACGGGCGGTCAGATTTCTTACGTCTTCGGGTACAGCGCCTGCTGGCCTATGCGCGACAAATGGCTGACGGGGGATACGGGCAACTACTAACGTGA
- a CDS encoding helix-turn-helix domain-containing protein — protein MEILSRKLKERAEALGISNAQAAKLCGLDGRTYGHYVSGRSRPNYENLLKISNALGTSPNLLLGFHTDPTSAEIAQLVETCRNLSAEQLRMLVSIAELTRKNGP, from the coding sequence ATGGAGATACTGTCCCGGAAGTTGAAAGAGCGCGCCGAGGCTTTGGGCATTTCTAATGCTCAGGCTGCTAAACTCTGCGGGCTAGATGGGAGGACATATGGTCATTATGTCAGTGGCAGAAGTCGTCCAAACTATGAGAATCTTTTGAAAATCTCGAACGCCTTGGGTACTTCCCCTAATCTGTTGCTTGGATTTCATACTGATCCGACTTCGGCGGAAATTGCGCAACTGGTTGAGACCTGTCGCAACCTTTCAGCTGAGCAGCTTCGAATGCTAGTTTCTATCGCCGAACTTACCCGTAAAAATGGGCCATAA
- a CDS encoding asparagine synthetase B family protein, whose amino-acid sequence MFKTSPEGDGEFHRLCHRAKTFPDTLPAFSGHELAVFTQGRVKPLPLHNERGVVLGEMFTAGPIRVPVPYVDANMSDRIVASRGSWLIGAAWGRYLLCLMSEDGRTLTLMRDPSGGLDCYYWRRDGLIIITSSPEMASDITGIPAGPDWTAIATQLIYSNPKAIETGLLGVRELLPGTRLDLTATTETLSTVWTPWTFADTSNQIRSPSEAVKVLDQTLSSTLRAWAQIADHALVELSGGLDSSIIAAGLSSGPAQLSCLNLRTETPDADESDYATELAEAFLLPLTVATLAPALTLNIPRRRTFRPSLDVLQQATNAQFRQAAKTLHVDSIFTGAGGDGVFCFLKNAAPVTDALLSYGPGPDVLKALNDLTQLHQCTLWTAASLALRKLVSPAKSLSRVDLTFLTPEMAAVPTPVHPWSDTGSHRTLPGKAEHVLSLIAAQRFRDNFSRDDIAPVIAPLLSQPVMEACLRIPTWMWIDGGRNRSCARDAFQNRLPPRVLARRSKGNFMIVYTDAYHRHREALHDLLTGGALARQGVVDTKAISGFMSQPLRLHDNRFLKLFELAKIEGWLASWTDPPY is encoded by the coding sequence ATGTTTAAAACATCGCCGGAAGGTGACGGTGAGTTTCACCGCCTTTGCCATAGAGCGAAAACATTTCCCGACACCCTGCCCGCCTTCTCAGGCCATGAGCTTGCCGTATTTACGCAAGGTCGGGTAAAGCCCCTTCCTTTGCACAACGAGCGCGGCGTCGTTCTGGGCGAGATGTTCACAGCCGGCCCGATCAGAGTACCCGTGCCGTATGTTGATGCCAACATGTCCGACAGGATTGTAGCTTCACGCGGTTCCTGGCTGATCGGGGCCGCGTGGGGCCGCTACCTCTTATGTCTTATGTCAGAGGACGGCCGGACACTTACCCTGATGCGTGATCCATCCGGCGGCCTTGATTGTTATTACTGGCGCCGCGACGGGCTGATCATCATTACGTCCAGTCCGGAGATGGCCTCAGATATAACCGGAATACCCGCTGGTCCTGACTGGACAGCCATCGCCACTCAGCTCATTTACTCTAATCCGAAAGCGATTGAGACGGGCCTTTTGGGGGTGCGTGAACTCCTGCCCGGCACACGCCTCGATCTGACCGCAACAACAGAGACCCTGTCCACCGTGTGGACGCCGTGGACATTCGCCGACACATCAAATCAGATACGAAGTCCCTCTGAAGCGGTCAAAGTGCTGGACCAGACGCTCAGTTCCACTTTAAGGGCATGGGCGCAGATCGCTGACCACGCACTGGTCGAACTATCCGGCGGGCTCGACTCTTCGATAATCGCCGCAGGGCTCTCATCAGGCCCTGCCCAACTCTCCTGCCTGAATCTTCGTACTGAAACGCCCGATGCCGATGAAAGCGACTACGCTACCGAACTGGCCGAGGCCTTTTTGCTTCCGCTGACAGTGGCTACCTTGGCGCCCGCCCTAACGCTCAACATACCTCGCCGCCGTACCTTCCGGCCTTCTTTAGACGTCCTTCAGCAGGCTACCAATGCTCAGTTTCGGCAGGCCGCAAAGACTTTACACGTCGATAGCATCTTTACCGGTGCCGGTGGCGACGGGGTCTTTTGCTTTCTGAAGAACGCTGCACCCGTAACGGATGCCCTGTTAAGCTACGGGCCTGGGCCTGACGTCTTAAAAGCCCTCAATGACCTGACACAACTGCACCAGTGTACCCTTTGGACGGCGGCCAGCCTCGCGTTGAGGAAACTCGTAAGTCCTGCCAAGAGCCTTAGCAGAGTAGATCTAACCTTTTTGACGCCGGAAATGGCCGCCGTGCCAACACCCGTCCATCCCTGGTCGGACACCGGCTCACACCGCACCCTGCCCGGCAAGGCCGAACATGTCCTGAGCCTGATTGCGGCCCAGAGATTCAGGGACAATTTTTCACGCGATGATATTGCTCCGGTTATTGCGCCGCTATTATCGCAACCGGTTATGGAGGCCTGTCTGCGCATCCCGACATGGATGTGGATTGATGGCGGTCGCAATCGCTCATGTGCGCGCGATGCGTTTCAAAACCGCCTGCCCCCGCGCGTCCTTGCCCGCAGGAGCAAGGGTAATTTCATGATAGTTTACACCGACGCCTATCATCGTCACAGGGAGGCGCTCCACGACCTTCTGACCGGCGGCGCTCTCGCCCGTCAGGGTGTCGTCGATACAAAGGCGATCTCAGGTTTCATGAGCCAGCCGCTCCGGTTGCACGACAACCGCTTTCTTAAACTGTTTGAACTGGCCAAAATAGAAGGCTGGCTCGCAAGCTGGACAGATCCCCCTTACTGA